The following coding sequences lie in one Microvirga sp. 17 mud 1-3 genomic window:
- a CDS encoding DUF983 domain-containing protein — protein MTKKPTAKDAILNFGLRCRCPQCGKGRLFDGFLNLARRCEVCDLDFSFADPADGPAFFIMIIMGIPAAAFAVWVELTWEPALWVHMLTSLPFLLLICIPPIRPAKGMLVASQYFHKAEEGRFVVQKRTTTDSRSQTGRPESTS, from the coding sequence ATGACCAAAAAGCCCACTGCAAAGGATGCCATTCTCAACTTCGGCCTGAGATGCCGCTGTCCTCAGTGCGGGAAGGGCCGCCTGTTCGATGGCTTCCTGAATCTCGCGCGGCGCTGTGAAGTTTGCGACCTTGATTTCTCCTTTGCAGATCCTGCAGACGGCCCGGCCTTCTTCATCATGATCATCATGGGCATTCCGGCAGCGGCATTCGCCGTGTGGGTCGAACTCACCTGGGAACCGGCCCTTTGGGTGCATATGCTCACATCATTGCCCTTCCTGCTGCTGATCTGCATCCCACCTATCCGCCCTGCCAAGGGAATGCTGGTTGCGAGCCAGTACTTCCATAAGGCCGAGGAAGGCCGCTTCGTCGTTCAGAAGCGGACAACGACCGATAGCCGTAGTCAAACGGGTCGTCCGGAATCAACTAGCTGA
- a CDS encoding PLP-dependent aminotransferase family protein gives MLSWTPRIENRSGPKYLAIAEALLADLQSGHLKPGQRLPPQRQLARELGVDLTTVTRAFNEARKMGLIDANTGRGSYIREEVPGQAIPEELPVVDLSMNMPPQPREARLRERIQEGVAGILNSPQGLMRLHYQESIGAGLDRAAGTRWLGLRLGRVSTDRVAVTAGAQTALYTIMRILTEPGEAICAPDFTYPGLRAIADQLKVRLVPIAMDEEGLDPAALEEACGREKPKAVYCVPTIHNPTTATMSLKRREAIAGVARRHGIAIIEDDAYGMLPRQSHTPIAALAPEIVWHIATLSKCATPALRTAYVVTPKLADTLRLAAEIRAACLMTPPLMVALASKWILDGTLDAITAAIREESAARQIIARRVLQGLEFQAHPEGHHLWLALPERWRRGDLNLYARQSGLALVPSEVFAVGSTVEAIRVSLGAAQSQAVLERGLSLLAAVLAHGPSTLSSIV, from the coding sequence ATGTTGTCCTGGACGCCACGGATCGAGAACAGAAGTGGTCCCAAATATCTGGCTATTGCGGAAGCCCTTTTGGCCGACCTGCAGTCTGGCCATCTCAAGCCAGGACAACGCCTGCCACCTCAGCGCCAGCTCGCGAGGGAGCTTGGGGTGGATCTCACAACGGTAACCCGCGCCTTCAATGAGGCGCGCAAAATGGGGCTGATCGACGCCAATACAGGCCGCGGTAGCTATATTCGTGAGGAGGTTCCGGGCCAAGCCATCCCGGAGGAATTGCCGGTCGTCGACCTGAGCATGAATATGCCTCCGCAGCCGCGCGAAGCGAGATTGCGGGAAAGAATCCAGGAAGGGGTCGCCGGCATCCTCAATTCGCCCCAGGGTCTGATGCGTCTTCACTACCAGGAGAGCATCGGGGCGGGGCTGGATCGTGCGGCTGGGACCCGGTGGCTCGGGTTGCGCCTGGGGCGAGTTTCAACCGACCGCGTGGCAGTGACCGCGGGGGCCCAGACAGCACTCTATACCATTATGCGGATTCTGACCGAGCCTGGTGAAGCAATCTGTGCTCCTGATTTCACCTATCCAGGCCTGCGCGCAATCGCCGACCAGCTCAAGGTGCGGCTGGTGCCGATAGCCATGGATGAAGAGGGACTTGATCCGGCTGCGCTGGAGGAAGCATGCGGACGTGAGAAGCCAAAGGCAGTCTATTGTGTGCCCACCATTCACAATCCGACCACTGCAACCATGTCGCTCAAGCGGCGCGAGGCGATTGCTGGTGTCGCTCGACGGCACGGGATCGCGATTATTGAAGACGACGCCTACGGAATGCTGCCCCGGCAAAGTCACACGCCAATCGCGGCACTGGCTCCAGAGATCGTCTGGCACATTGCCACACTTTCGAAATGCGCAACCCCCGCCCTGCGGACAGCCTATGTTGTCACGCCGAAACTAGCCGATACACTGCGCCTCGCGGCGGAGATCCGCGCGGCGTGCCTGATGACGCCGCCTCTCATGGTAGCGCTGGCGTCGAAGTGGATTCTGGACGGTACGCTCGACGCCATCACGGCGGCCATCCGTGAGGAAAGCGCTGCCCGTCAGATTATCGCGCGCAGGGTCCTGCAAGGGCTTGAATTCCAAGCCCATCCGGAGGGCCATCACCTGTGGCTGGCCCTGCCTGAGCGTTGGCGCCGGGGCGATCTTAATCTCTATGCACGCCAGTCGGGCCTCGCGCTAGTCCCGAGTGAAGTCTTCGCAGTTGGCTCGACGGTGGAAGCCATTCGAGTGTCTCTCGGTGCAGCACAAAGCCAAGCAGTATTGGAGCGGGGACTTAGCCTGCTCGCGGCAGTCTTGGCACATGGGCCCAGTACCCTCTCCTCCATCGTCTGA
- a CDS encoding ABC transporter permease → MSSALLWRKKTIGHPVKAEKRYPIIVVLTMAFLLAIFVVFCLADVIAPYDYRTQSLRQRLMSPVFLGGTNAHLLGTDELGRDILSRLLYAIRFSILVALGGTTIGALIGTILGFLAAHFRGFVEELIMMLADVQASLPFMLIALALIAAFGGSFVLFILIMGFYGWEVFARLTRGVVISAKEQGYATAMIALGAPPLYVYTRHILPNILSVLVVQFTLNFPQVILLETSLSFLGLGIRPPLTSLGQMLGAGRAYLTTAWWIAVLPGMVIFLTTMSISILGDWIRDQLDPTLRGTGS, encoded by the coding sequence ATGTCTTCTGCTTTGCTATGGCGCAAAAAGACAATCGGTCATCCGGTCAAGGCCGAAAAGCGCTACCCGATTATCGTTGTGCTGACGATGGCCTTCCTTCTGGCGATCTTCGTGGTCTTTTGCCTGGCCGACGTAATCGCGCCCTACGATTACCGGACACAATCGCTACGCCAAAGATTGATGTCACCAGTATTCCTTGGAGGAACCAACGCGCACCTTCTCGGCACGGATGAGCTTGGGCGCGATATCCTGAGCCGTCTGCTTTATGCTATTCGCTTCAGCATTCTCGTCGCACTCGGCGGAACAACTATCGGGGCTTTGATCGGAACCATTCTCGGCTTTCTAGCGGCCCATTTCCGCGGCTTCGTTGAAGAACTTATCATGATGCTGGCTGACGTCCAGGCATCGCTCCCCTTCATGCTGATTGCGCTTGCATTGATTGCTGCATTCGGCGGCAGCTTTGTGCTGTTCATCCTCATCATGGGCTTCTATGGCTGGGAGGTTTTTGCTCGTCTGACGCGCGGCGTTGTCATTTCTGCCAAAGAGCAGGGCTATGCGACAGCCATGATCGCCCTGGGCGCCCCTCCCCTTTATGTTTATACAAGGCATATCCTCCCCAACATCCTGAGCGTGCTTGTGGTACAATTCACGCTGAACTTTCCGCAGGTCATTCTGCTTGAGACATCACTTAGCTTCCTCGGTCTCGGGATCAGACCTCCACTGACGAGTCTCGGGCAAATGCTCGGAGCTGGCAGAGCCTATCTGACAACCGCATGGTGGATTGCGGTTCTCCCTGGAATGGTAATCTTCCTGACGACGATGTCGATCTCGATTTTAGGTGACTGGATCCGAGACCAACTTGATCCCACCCTTCGAGGGACGGGATCTTAA
- a CDS encoding ABC transporter permease: MSGRLLTTKAIRGVLTIWLIVTFTFIALNMSGDPIEALVGDQASPAVIAHYRQKFGLDRPLWEQYISYLGNIIRGDFGLSLSDQKPAIELVAAALPYTLRLGLVSFIGGLIVGLIFGIVAALNRNSSLDRFIMGFAVLGFSLPNFFLGILLILLFALHWRVLPSAGADSAWHIILPAITLGTHFAGIFARFVRSTMLEVLNKQYMIAARAKGAPHFRRVFWHALPNAAIPIITIVGLKLGDLVAGSIIVETVFGWPGVGRLLVGAITSRDFAVVQAILIMVAVTMVLTNFAVDFIYTLIDPRMRTAPQGGR; encoded by the coding sequence ATGAGTGGGAGATTACTGACCACAAAAGCCATCCGTGGCGTTCTGACAATCTGGCTGATCGTGACCTTTACTTTCATTGCGCTGAACATGTCAGGCGATCCGATTGAGGCGTTGGTCGGCGACCAAGCCTCCCCAGCGGTGATCGCGCATTACCGGCAGAAATTCGGTCTCGATCGCCCCCTCTGGGAGCAATATATCTCCTATCTTGGCAATATTATTCGTGGAGATTTCGGTCTCTCATTGTCTGATCAGAAGCCCGCGATCGAACTTGTTGCTGCTGCGCTACCTTATACCTTGCGCCTGGGCTTGGTGTCTTTCATTGGTGGGCTAATCGTCGGTCTCATTTTCGGAATTGTCGCGGCCCTCAATCGGAATAGCTCGCTCGACCGATTTATCATGGGCTTTGCAGTGCTAGGTTTCAGCCTGCCAAATTTCTTCCTCGGCATTCTCCTAATCCTGCTCTTTGCACTCCACTGGCGTGTCCTTCCAAGTGCGGGAGCCGACTCCGCGTGGCATATTATTCTACCTGCCATCACTCTCGGGACTCATTTTGCCGGAATCTTCGCGCGGTTCGTTCGCTCCACAATGCTGGAGGTATTAAACAAGCAATATATGATTGCTGCGCGCGCGAAGGGTGCCCCTCATTTCCGGCGCGTTTTCTGGCATGCATTGCCGAACGCTGCGATTCCGATCATTACCATCGTTGGGCTGAAGTTAGGCGATCTCGTTGCAGGCTCTATCATTGTCGAAACGGTATTTGGATGGCCGGGCGTTGGGCGTTTGCTCGTAGGCGCCATAACGTCGCGTGATTTCGCAGTCGTGCAAGCCATCCTCATTATGGTAGCCGTGACGATGGTCCTAACGAACTTCGCCGTCGATTTTATCTACACGCTGATTGATCCCCGCATGCGGACCGCTCCTCAGGGAGGACGATGA
- a CDS encoding glycerophosphodiester phosphodiesterase family protein codes for MKRPLVIAHRGFSARYIENTLTAYRAAVAAGADIVESDARLSKDGQVWSCHDATLQRLIGDPRAIADLTSSDLSAVELPGGERLTTLRQAVRQIAHERPVLIDIKTDDLDLIDAVVREVRSLNAVKHVWIGARSVAQLQRAKATEPDLSLLAFLPDYAMAKEFAEAGARAFRVWECDLVDGAAAPLVESHRTIWVTTGGRGTPFLVGDSSPDSIRRILYRRPSGILLNDPMLLIQNCSGLGTTSAAPMDLAGGAST; via the coding sequence ATGAAGAGGCCTCTCGTCATTGCTCATCGCGGGTTCTCTGCGCGGTACATTGAGAACACCTTAACCGCGTATCGCGCTGCAGTTGCCGCCGGAGCAGATATCGTCGAAAGCGACGCACGTCTCTCGAAGGATGGCCAAGTGTGGTCCTGCCATGATGCCACTCTCCAGCGCCTGATTGGCGATCCGAGGGCAATTGCCGATCTCACGAGCTCGGATCTGTCGGCAGTAGAACTTCCTGGCGGCGAGCGGCTCACAACACTCAGGCAAGCTGTCAGGCAGATCGCGCACGAGAGACCTGTCCTCATCGACATCAAAACGGACGATCTCGATCTTATCGATGCCGTCGTCCGAGAGGTCAGGTCCTTGAATGCCGTGAAACATGTCTGGATCGGCGCGCGAAGCGTCGCGCAACTACAAAGAGCGAAGGCGACCGAGCCGGATCTCTCCCTGCTCGCCTTCCTCCCCGATTATGCAATGGCAAAGGAATTTGCGGAGGCTGGCGCCAGAGCGTTCAGAGTCTGGGAGTGTGATCTCGTCGACGGGGCCGCTGCGCCTCTTGTCGAAAGCCATAGGACAATCTGGGTAACGACCGGTGGCAGAGGTACGCCATTCCTGGTTGGAGACTCGTCGCCGGACAGTATCCGGCGCATCCTGTACCGGCGACCCAGCGGGATCTTGCTGAATGATCCCATGCTGCTGATCCAAAACTGCTCCGGACTGGGGACGACCTCCGCGGCCCCTATGGACCTTGCAGGCGGAGCCTCAACATGA
- a CDS encoding ABC transporter ATP-binding protein has protein sequence MLPSSGPLLKVEGLKRYFGVQHASSGKNAIRAVEDVSFSIRPGETLGLVGESGCGKTTTGRMIVGLDTPTSGHILFRGQDLAGLTPKLWRAKRRELQIIFQNPQSALDPRMPVRRQIREPLDLHKIGTLPEREEIVSQLMEAVSLPLSLGERFPHQISGGQAQRVVIARALTLKPNLVVCDEPVSALDVSVQAKIISLLESLQAKLGVSYLFISHDLRVVKMLCHRVAVMYLGQIVEEGLTDELYERPLHPYTKALLSAIPDIARASQRAAPRRIVLQGDPPSPADPPAGCHFHTRCPFARERCRHERPALRPVRHDGAHMARCHYAEEIETTL, from the coding sequence ATGCTCCCCTCCTCTGGTCCTTTGCTAAAAGTCGAGGGACTTAAGCGCTATTTCGGAGTTCAACACGCTTCATCCGGCAAGAATGCAATTCGTGCGGTTGAAGACGTCTCGTTCTCGATTCGACCGGGAGAAACGCTTGGCCTCGTCGGTGAAAGCGGATGCGGGAAGACAACAACCGGGCGGATGATCGTCGGCCTTGATACACCGACATCTGGGCATATCCTGTTCCGCGGACAGGATCTTGCAGGCCTTACGCCCAAACTCTGGCGCGCCAAGCGTCGCGAACTGCAGATCATTTTTCAGAATCCGCAATCGGCCCTCGATCCTCGCATGCCGGTCCGGCGCCAGATCCGTGAGCCTCTCGACCTTCATAAAATTGGCACCCTCCCGGAGCGGGAGGAGATCGTTTCTCAACTGATGGAAGCGGTTTCCTTGCCACTGTCGCTCGGAGAGCGGTTTCCTCATCAGATTAGCGGCGGACAGGCGCAGCGTGTCGTCATCGCCCGGGCACTGACCCTGAAACCAAATCTCGTCGTCTGCGACGAGCCCGTCTCTGCTCTGGATGTTTCGGTCCAAGCTAAGATCATCTCACTCCTGGAATCTCTCCAGGCCAAACTGGGTGTTTCTTACCTGTTCATCTCGCATGATCTGCGGGTCGTCAAAATGCTCTGTCACCGCGTGGCAGTGATGTATCTCGGGCAAATCGTGGAAGAGGGGCTCACGGATGAGCTCTACGAGCGGCCGCTTCACCCCTATACGAAGGCACTTTTATCAGCGATCCCCGATATTGCCAGGGCATCCCAACGGGCCGCGCCTCGGCGCATCGTACTTCAGGGTGATCCACCGAGTCCCGCGGACCCTCCCGCCGGGTGTCATTTCCACACCCGCTGCCCCTTCGCTCGCGAAAGATGCAGGCACGAGAGGCCTGCACTTCGGCCGGTCCGGCACGATGGTGCGCACATGGCAAGGTGCCATTACGCCGAAGAAATCGAGACCACGTTATGA
- a CDS encoding ABC transporter ATP-binding protein yields the protein MAPILSVEGLSIGFRTDAGFETMVHDVSFSVERGETLCIVGESGSGKSVTCQAILGLLARNGRQTGGRILFEGQDLCAMSEPELERIRGKGIGMVFQDPLGSLNPVHPVGSQIREALKLHTHLDEASRQSRAVELLRMVGIPDPEQRLASYVHQFSGGMAQRVMIAMALACSPILLIADEPTTALDVTIQAQILDLLNRLKTELGMGLLLVTHDLGVVAEMADDVVVMRHGQVVESGPALSIFERPRGAYTRELLAAMPHLNRKAPIYRELH from the coding sequence ATGGCACCTATCCTGTCCGTCGAAGGCTTGAGCATCGGTTTTCGAACCGATGCCGGCTTCGAGACAATGGTCCACGACGTAAGCTTCTCGGTCGAGCGCGGGGAGACTTTGTGCATCGTCGGCGAGAGCGGAAGCGGAAAAAGTGTCACATGCCAAGCCATTCTTGGATTGCTGGCGCGAAACGGCCGCCAGACCGGCGGCCGCATTCTCTTTGAGGGCCAAGACCTGTGTGCCATGTCAGAACCAGAGCTCGAACGGATACGCGGCAAGGGGATCGGCATGGTTTTTCAGGATCCCCTTGGATCACTGAATCCGGTGCATCCGGTCGGGAGCCAGATTCGTGAAGCCCTCAAGCTTCACACGCATCTCGACGAGGCAAGCCGGCAATCTAGAGCGGTCGAGCTGCTGCGCATGGTCGGAATCCCAGACCCTGAGCAGCGACTTGCTTCGTACGTGCATCAGTTCTCGGGCGGCATGGCCCAGCGAGTCATGATCGCAATGGCCCTTGCCTGTTCACCCATACTCCTGATTGCCGACGAGCCGACAACTGCACTTGACGTCACAATCCAGGCCCAGATTCTCGATCTCCTGAATCGGCTGAAGACCGAACTTGGAATGGGACTCCTCCTGGTTACTCATGATCTGGGAGTCGTTGCAGAAATGGCGGATGACGTAGTCGTCATGAGACATGGACAGGTCGTCGAGTCCGGGCCTGCGTTATCGATCTTCGAGCGCCCGCGGGGGGCCTATACCAGGGAACTGCTTGCCGCTATGCCGCATCTCAATCGAAAGGCGCCAATTTACCGGGAGCTTCATTGA
- a CDS encoding ABC transporter substrate-binding protein: MSMKKYVLRASLTVLGTAMLSIAAHADDRPSLTVAVNQLARTLDPGANTGNVDVRIYYSIFDTLIRRDFAHPTPEGGAKLVPGLAEKWTWTTPTTFEVKLRQGVTCHDGSPFNADDVMATFSPERLWGADAYYPDGKVYFSSLTSVDKVDDHTVRFTTAEHDAVLEHRLSSYMSFVICNEAWNRFRKDGVDHKKWMEEAEAALRWNPVGTGPYKFADYQKNDRIRLVAFDAYYEGKPAAKEVTFKSVPEVAARIAGLVAGDFDIAVEIPPDQWESLKSYSDLTLKTVPLENSHVVAFNTNDPILSDKKLRHALSLAIDRKALIDALWKGQTFTPNGYQLPSFGPLYDKDRKGYAYDPERARKLLKESSYKGQEISYRIIPNYYLYNVEAAQIIQEMWRDLGVNMRIDFVESFKDVRAKGVQIFPWSNTYRIPDPTGSLLVLWGPESDAQNSHKLYTANPEFNELSKALYTESDPAKRRTIYARMQDLFEDDMPMTMLYNPVTGYAMKKTVHWEPYAQYYMDFRPSNLSVGKK; encoded by the coding sequence ATGTCAATGAAGAAGTATGTCCTTCGTGCCAGCCTTACGGTGCTTGGCACCGCAATGCTCTCGATTGCGGCTCATGCCGATGACCGCCCCAGCTTGACAGTCGCCGTGAACCAATTGGCAAGAACTCTCGATCCAGGCGCCAATACTGGGAACGTCGACGTTCGTATCTATTACTCGATTTTCGACACCCTGATCCGCCGAGACTTTGCGCATCCAACTCCTGAAGGCGGTGCGAAACTCGTGCCCGGTCTTGCCGAAAAATGGACGTGGACAACCCCGACGACCTTTGAAGTCAAGCTCCGCCAGGGGGTCACCTGCCATGACGGCAGTCCCTTTAACGCGGATGACGTGATGGCGACATTCTCGCCCGAGCGCCTTTGGGGAGCCGATGCTTATTATCCCGATGGAAAAGTCTATTTCAGCAGCCTGACGAGCGTCGATAAGGTCGATGACCATACCGTGCGCTTCACCACGGCCGAGCACGATGCCGTCCTGGAGCATCGTCTCTCGAGTTACATGTCTTTCGTGATCTGTAATGAAGCCTGGAATAGGTTCCGGAAGGACGGTGTCGATCATAAGAAGTGGATGGAGGAGGCCGAAGCGGCTCTCCGATGGAACCCAGTCGGAACGGGTCCATACAAGTTTGCCGACTACCAGAAGAATGATCGTATTCGGCTCGTGGCGTTTGATGCCTATTATGAAGGAAAGCCCGCTGCGAAAGAGGTCACGTTCAAGTCGGTGCCGGAAGTTGCCGCGCGCATTGCCGGTCTCGTCGCAGGCGATTTTGACATCGCAGTCGAAATCCCGCCAGATCAGTGGGAGAGCCTCAAGAGCTACTCAGACCTGACACTTAAGACAGTTCCGTTGGAAAACAGCCATGTCGTGGCCTTTAATACCAACGACCCCATCCTATCCGATAAGAAACTTCGACACGCTCTTAGCCTCGCTATCGACCGCAAGGCATTGATCGACGCCCTTTGGAAGGGGCAGACATTCACGCCGAATGGCTATCAGCTACCGAGCTTTGGCCCCCTCTATGACAAGGACCGTAAGGGTTATGCCTACGACCCCGAGCGCGCGAGGAAGCTGCTGAAGGAAAGCAGCTACAAAGGCCAGGAAATCTCCTACCGGATCATCCCGAATTACTACCTCTACAACGTTGAGGCCGCACAGATCATACAGGAGATGTGGCGTGATCTCGGTGTCAATATGCGGATCGATTTCGTCGAGAGCTTCAAGGACGTTCGTGCCAAGGGGGTCCAGATCTTCCCCTGGTCCAATACCTATCGCATTCCCGACCCGACCGGATCTCTCCTCGTCCTGTGGGGGCCTGAGTCCGATGCTCAGAACTCCCATAAACTCTACACGGCAAATCCTGAGTTCAACGAACTCAGCAAGGCTCTTTATACAGAGAGCGATCCGGCCAAGCGGCGGACAATCTATGCAAGAATGCAGGATTTGTTTGAGGACGACATGCCTATGACGATGCTCTACAATCCTGTCACCGGATACGCGATGAAAAAGACCGTCCATTGGGAGCCTTACGCCCAGTATTATATGGACTTTCGCCCGTCAAACCTATCGGTCGGGAAGAAGTGA
- a CDS encoding MurR/RpiR family transcriptional regulator, with translation MLIEDIIAERQADLTASDRRLVDVLLTDKTEGSFLAAHEIAERAGVHPSTAGRLARKLGFKSYRHMRDELRNAVLSDLDASRRIRKRVDRAVGQTLLQSVVEGEIQALSGLVTQVDQPTIDASTEWLREARRIVVMGESHASSLAEIFVRRLKRSGYRAVAVPHLDWEAADELISLTSEDLLFGMIFRHRSTGIERAFRIASEAKARTILLTDRVAAPRAGITMTVRRGEVGEFHSLTVPMAICNTLILELSTADRGHSLEALAKLEHLRCTFEGTRNVRRKR, from the coding sequence ATGCTGATCGAGGACATCATCGCTGAGCGCCAGGCGGACCTAACGGCCTCCGACCGCCGGTTGGTCGACGTTCTTCTGACGGATAAGACCGAGGGCAGCTTTCTCGCGGCGCACGAAATTGCGGAACGGGCGGGGGTACACCCGTCCACTGCCGGGCGCCTTGCCCGAAAGCTTGGGTTCAAGTCGTACCGGCACATGCGTGACGAGTTACGCAACGCCGTTTTATCGGATCTCGATGCATCCAGAAGAATACGAAAGCGCGTCGACAGAGCCGTCGGCCAGACGCTGCTCCAGTCCGTTGTCGAAGGCGAGATTCAGGCTCTCAGCGGGTTGGTCACGCAGGTTGACCAGCCCACGATAGATGCGTCGACGGAATGGCTCCGCGAGGCCAGGCGCATTGTCGTGATGGGAGAAAGTCATGCAAGCAGCCTTGCAGAGATCTTTGTCCGGCGCCTTAAGCGCTCGGGATATCGTGCCGTAGCCGTTCCGCACCTGGACTGGGAAGCGGCCGATGAGCTGATTAGCCTGACGTCGGAAGATCTCCTATTTGGGATGATCTTCCGCCACCGGAGCACGGGCATCGAACGAGCCTTTAGGATTGCGTCTGAGGCAAAGGCCCGAACCATTCTTCTCACCGATCGCGTTGCGGCACCCCGCGCAGGTATCACGATGACCGTGCGCCGCGGGGAAGTGGGCGAGTTTCATTCACTGACCGTACCAATGGCGATCTGCAATACGCTCATTCTCGAGCTTTCGACAGCGGACAGGGGGCATTCTCTTGAAGCGCTCGCCAAGCTCGAACACCTGCGTTGCACATTCGAAGGAACCAGAAACGTCAGACGCAAGCGCTGA
- a CDS encoding glycerophosphodiester phosphodiesterase family protein — protein MSKSTQIAAHRGGAQLWPENSRVAFRNAAKMDVDFIEFDVHRTRDGVLTVHHDAVLGRTCEGEGAIADMEWSSLRHRRLHDTDGETIPTLPEVLDILARGRPGLRLEVKYKKDRSRYLGIESEVLSMLGERGVRHRTTITAFDLEVLRTIARLSSDSPTIHLIRSDEYYAGGREIRECARKAKDAGTGEIALRIEDIREGDAEQCRAVGVALGAYAANDLPAIEKAFELGVSVFTTDRPDLAILVRHGRYC, from the coding sequence GTGTCCAAATCGACCCAGATCGCTGCCCATCGTGGAGGCGCGCAACTTTGGCCTGAGAACAGCCGCGTTGCTTTTCGCAATGCAGCAAAGATGGATGTCGACTTCATAGAGTTTGACGTTCATCGGACGCGGGATGGTGTCCTGACGGTCCACCACGATGCCGTGTTGGGGCGGACCTGCGAAGGGGAGGGCGCTATTGCGGATATGGAATGGAGCAGCCTAAGGCATAGGCGGCTCCATGATACCGACGGAGAGACAATCCCGACCTTACCGGAGGTGCTCGACATTCTCGCGCGCGGCCGTCCTGGATTGCGTCTCGAGGTCAAATATAAAAAGGATAGGAGCCGCTATCTGGGTATTGAGAGCGAGGTCCTTTCCATGCTCGGCGAGCGCGGCGTACGCCACCGCACGACGATAACGGCCTTCGACCTCGAGGTTCTTCGGACTATCGCAAGGCTTTCTTCTGACAGTCCGACAATCCACTTGATCCGGAGCGATGAGTACTATGCCGGTGGCCGTGAGATTCGCGAATGCGCCAGGAAGGCGAAGGACGCCGGGACCGGGGAAATCGCGCTCCGCATAGAGGATATTCGAGAAGGGGATGCCGAGCAGTGCAGGGCGGTTGGCGTGGCCTTAGGAGCCTATGCCGCGAATGACCTTCCCGCGATTGAAAAGGCATTCGAGCTTGGGGTTTCGGTATTTACGACGGACAGACCTGATCTCGCAATTTTGGTCCGTCACGGACGATATTGCTAA